The Lachnospiraceae bacterium oral taxon 500 genome window below encodes:
- a CDS encoding sigma-70 family RNA polymerase sigma factor, producing MKKEFYLYVNGQKVKVSEEIYKVYWREREHEKYLEQVDRKNHLLFFSSLDQDGHFAENIIDESVDVEKIVETQMMIEAVRNAISRLNAEERDIIERLYFQDETVRSVARLKSITHPALIKKRNKILEKLKKFIEEI from the coding sequence ATGAAAAAAGAATTTTATCTATATGTAAACGGACAAAAGGTAAAAGTCAGTGAGGAGATATACAAAGTCTACTGGCGGGAAAGAGAACATGAAAAGTATTTAGAGCAGGTGGACAGAAAAAACCACTTGCTCTTTTTTTCGTCCTTGGATCAGGATGGACATTTTGCAGAGAACATCATTGATGAAAGTGTTGATGTCGAAAAGATTGTCGAAACACAGATGATGATTGAAGCAGTCAGAAATGCCATATCAAGACTCAATGCAGAAGAAAGGGACATCATAGAGCGGTTGTACTTTCAGGACGAAACCGTCCGCTCGGTAGCAAGGCTAAAAAGTATCACACACCCGGCTTTGATTAAGAAAAGAAATAAAATCTTAGAGAAGCTGAAGAAATTTATCGAAGAAATTTAG
- a CDS encoding recombinase has product MIADKITALYCRLSQEDVQTGESESIQNQKLILQKYADEHHFFNTRFFIDDGFSGVSFERKGLQAMLQEVEAGNVSTVITKDLSRLGRNYLKTGELIEIVFPEYEVRYIAINDGVDTAREDNEFTPLRNWFNEFYARDTSKKIRAVKQAKAQKGERVNGEVPYGYIADPNNRNHLLPDPETTHVVKQIFAMYIRGDRICEIQNWLKENKILTVAELRYRRTGKCRHPRPHPTCIYNWPDKTLYDILSRKEYLGHTITGKSYKVSYKSKKTKKNPEEKQYFFPNTHEALIDEETFDLAQKRIATKHRPNKINEIDLFSGLLFCGDCGYKMYLQQGAGTPERKHAYTCGKYRNRIRTGEICTTHYIRKSVLKELVLADLQRVLSYVKTHEKEFIRHANEYNAKSMQKALSRQKKELEKATVRMNELNILFRKLYEDNALGKLSDEQFVFLTSGYDEEKETLTRRIAELSQEIDKVTERSVDVRKFVAIVRKYTAIQELTYENVHEFIDRILIHELDKETNTRKIEIMYSFVGRVETGDQPTESISYFRQIGANVKSYAI; this is encoded by the coding sequence ATGATAGCAGACAAGATAACTGCCTTATATTGTCGATTAAGTCAAGAGGATGTACAAACCGGTGAGAGTGAATCCATACAAAATCAAAAATTGATTTTACAGAAGTATGCGGATGAACACCATTTTTTCAATACTCGATTTTTCATTGACGATGGTTTTTCCGGAGTGAGCTTTGAACGCAAGGGACTTCAAGCTATGTTACAAGAGGTAGAAGCCGGAAATGTGTCAACCGTCATCACCAAAGATCTTTCCCGTCTGGGGCGTAACTATTTGAAAACCGGCGAACTGATTGAGATTGTGTTCCCGGAATATGAAGTACGCTATATTGCCATAAATGATGGTGTGGATACTGCAAGAGAGGACAACGAGTTCACTCCTTTGCGGAATTGGTTTAACGAATTTTATGCCCGCGATACCTCAAAGAAAATCCGTGCCGTGAAACAGGCAAAAGCTCAAAAGGGAGAGCGCGTCAACGGAGAAGTACCTTACGGATACATTGCTGATCCAAATAACCGAAATCATCTCCTGCCCGATCCTGAAACGACACATGTAGTAAAACAAATTTTCGCTATGTATATAAGAGGCGACCGTATCTGCGAAATACAGAATTGGCTGAAAGAAAACAAAATTCTGACCGTCGCCGAACTACGCTATCGGCGTACAGGGAAATGCCGTCACCCGCGCCCGCATCCGACTTGCATCTATAACTGGCCGGATAAGACGCTGTATGATATTCTCTCCCGAAAGGAATATCTGGGACATACTATCACGGGAAAGAGCTATAAGGTGTCATACAAGTCAAAAAAGACAAAGAAAAACCCTGAAGAAAAGCAATATTTTTTCCCAAATACCCATGAAGCATTGATTGACGAAGAAACCTTCGATCTCGCACAAAAGCGGATTGCTACAAAACACCGACCAAACAAAATAAATGAGATTGATTTGTTTTCTGGGCTTCTCTTTTGCGGAGATTGTGGCTACAAGATGTATCTACAACAGGGAGCCGGAACGCCGGAGCGAAAACACGCCTACACCTGCGGTAAATACCGTAACCGTATCAGGACAGGCGAAATTTGCACCACCCACTATATTCGCAAGAGTGTCCTAAAAGAGCTTGTCCTTGCCGACCTGCAAAGGGTATTATCTTATGTCAAAACTCACGAAAAGGAATTTATCCGGCATGCCAATGAATATAACGCAAAGTCCATGCAAAAGGCATTGTCTCGGCAGAAAAAGGAGCTGGAAAAAGCAACCGTAAGAATGAACGAGTTGAACATCCTGTTCCGCAAGCTATATGAGGATAACGCTTTGGGGAAACTTTCGGACGAGCAGTTTGTGTTTCTGACTTCCGGTTATGATGAGGAAAAAGAAACATTAACCCGCCGGATTGCAGAGCTGTCACAGGAGATCGACAAGGTTACCGAGCGCAGCGTAGACGTAAGAAAATTTGTTGCCATTGTGCGCAAGTACACGGCAATTCAAGAACTGACTTACGAGAATGTCCATGAATTTATTGACCGCATCCTAATCCACGAGCTGGACAAGGAAACAAATACGCGGAAAATTGAAATCATGTATAGCTTTGTGGGTCGAGTAGAAACGGGCGATCAGCCCACGGAAAGCATCTCCTATTTCAGACAGATAGGAGCAAATGTCAAGAGCTATGCAATTTGA
- a CDS encoding transposase, whose amino-acid sequence MKGVDLLNEKKLAVTKTEHKIGKTTYIICSSFSDKATDNLDKKIEKLIRKDIEENARNQGVL is encoded by the coding sequence ATGAAAGGGGTTGATCTTTTGAATGAAAAGAAACTTGCCGTCACAAAGACGGAGCATAAGATAGGCAAGACGACCTACATTATATGTTCGTCGTTCAGCGATAAAGCAACGGACAACCTTGATAAAAAAATTGAAAAGCTGATCCGAAAAGATATTGAAGAGAACGCCCGAAATCAGGGTGTTCTTTAA
- a CDS encoding helix-turn-helix domain-containing protein, protein MTTTTGKTGNDERGLLPYPVIIAATKGEPQAMNIVCQHYAGYIAHLSMRKLRDERGNTYYGIDEDMRDRLRSKLMQAVLIFKI, encoded by the coding sequence ATGACTACCACGACTGGTAAAACAGGAAACGATGAACGCGGCCTGTTACCTTATCCGGTAATCATAGCCGCAACCAAAGGAGAGCCGCAGGCAATGAATATTGTCTGCCAGCACTACGCAGGCTATATCGCACACCTTTCTATGAGAAAGCTCCGTGATGAACGGGGAAATACCTATTACGGCATAGATGAGGATATGCGGGATCGCCTTCGCTCAAAGCTCATGCAGGCTGTCCTGATTTTTAAGATTTAA
- a CDS encoding RNA polymerase subunit sigma, translating to MDEPERTEWQIRCAFNGFCKRTLKNESINAHKELRKRQANEINFSDLTPKEENQLYTCEDFFAEDKEEQTFFAGGKELSAKLIADAIHSLPEEKRRAVLLYYFFDMSDAEIAALYQIPRSTVQYRRTSSFELLKRYLEEHAYDYHDW from the coding sequence ATGGATGAACCTGAAAGAACCGAATGGCAGATACGCTGCGCATTTAACGGCTTCTGCAAGCGGACATTGAAGAACGAAAGTATCAATGCCCATAAAGAGCTTAGAAAGCGGCAGGCAAACGAAATTAACTTTTCCGACCTGACACCGAAAGAGGAAAATCAGCTTTATACCTGTGAAGATTTCTTTGCAGAAGATAAAGAAGAACAGACCTTTTTTGCAGGCGGAAAAGAATTGAGTGCAAAGCTTATCGCTGATGCAATCCACAGCTTGCCGGAAGAAAAAAGAAGAGCCGTCCTGCTCTACTACTTCTTTGATATGAGTGATGCGGAAATAGCAGCGCTCTATCAGATTCCAAGAAGCACAGTGCAGTATCGGAGAACCAGCTCATTTGAGCTGTTAAAACGCTATTTGGAGGAACACGCTTATGACTACCACGACTGGTAA
- a CDS encoding ABC transporter — protein MIEFKDVSFQYEQGNSKGKIENINLTIHDGEVVLICGESGCGKTTLTRLINGLIPHYYEGTLTGQTIVKGIDVKNVSLYALSGVVGSVFQNPRTQFFTVDTTSEIAFGCENLAIDADEINLRIEKTVGVLKIKDLLNRSLFALSGGEKQKIACASISAMEPDIFVLDEPSSNLDIKSIRELKNVLREWKAQGKTIVIAEHRLYYLMDIADRVLYMQDGQIKENLSISDFKKKSTDELHVLGLRALQSEDFSKMQSAVCATRQLYIRDFEASYKSASSGKKKKRKVLDISDLMIPQGSVVGVVGNNGAGKTTFAHNLCGLLQSAKGCMSMDGKTYMANQRIKTCYMVMQDVNHQLFTESVMDEILLSLDNSDEEKAVHEAESIMESLHISEFRDAHPMSLSGGQKQRVAIAGAIASDKQVIIFDEPTSGLDYRHMKNVAENLQKLSLTGKTIFIITHDPELIVECCNYFVFIENGRVLWSDGWNSISRKRLRRFFTL, from the coding sequence ATGATAGAGTTTAAGGATGTGTCCTTTCAGTATGAGCAAGGCAATTCCAAAGGAAAAATCGAAAATATAAATTTGACAATCCATGACGGCGAGGTTGTTTTGATCTGCGGAGAATCCGGCTGCGGAAAGACAACGCTCACACGTTTAATCAATGGTTTAATCCCACATTATTATGAGGGAACGCTTACCGGGCAGACGATTGTGAAAGGGATAGATGTAAAAAATGTATCTCTTTATGCTTTGTCCGGTGTGGTTGGTTCCGTCTTTCAGAATCCAAGAACACAGTTTTTTACGGTGGATACCACCAGTGAAATTGCCTTTGGATGCGAGAATTTAGCAATAGACGCAGATGAAATCAATTTGCGGATAGAAAAAACCGTAGGTGTATTAAAAATTAAAGATTTGTTGAACCGGAGTCTGTTTGCATTATCTGGCGGTGAAAAACAAAAAATTGCCTGTGCGTCCATTTCCGCAATGGAGCCGGATATATTTGTATTGGACGAGCCATCTTCCAATTTGGATATTAAATCAATCAGAGAATTAAAAAATGTATTGCGGGAATGGAAAGCACAAGGAAAAACGATTGTGATTGCAGAACACCGTCTGTATTACCTGATGGATATTGCAGATCGTGTTCTGTATATGCAGGACGGGCAAATAAAAGAAAATCTTTCCATTTCTGACTTCAAAAAGAAATCTACGGATGAATTGCACGTGCTGGGCCTTAGAGCTTTACAGTCCGAAGATTTTAGCAAAATGCAGAGCGCGGTGTGTGCGACAAGGCAGCTATATATCAGGGACTTTGAAGCCTCTTATAAAAGCGCTTCCAGCGGGAAGAAGAAAAAGCGAAAGGTGCTTGATATATCAGATTTGATGATTCCGCAAGGTTCAGTGGTTGGAGTAGTCGGCAACAATGGAGCCGGAAAAACGACATTTGCTCACAATCTATGCGGATTGCTCCAAAGCGCAAAAGGCTGTATGAGTATGGATGGAAAAACTTATATGGCAAATCAGAGAATCAAGACCTGCTATATGGTTATGCAGGATGTAAACCACCAGCTTTTTACGGAAAGCGTAATGGATGAAATCTTGCTTAGTCTGGATAATTCGGACGAAGAAAAAGCGGTGCATGAGGCAGAAAGCATTATGGAAAGTCTGCATATTTCAGAATTTAGAGATGCCCATCCTATGTCATTGTCTGGCGGGCAGAAACAGCGAGTAGCGATTGCCGGTGCGATTGCGTCCGATAAACAGGTCATTATCTTTGACGAGCCTACAAGCGGATTAGATTATCGCCATATGAAAAATGTGGCAGAGAATCTGCAAAAATTGAGCCTGACAGGGAAAACAATTTTTATAATCACACATGATCCCGAATTGATTGTGGAGTGCTGCAATTACTTTGTATTTATTGAAAACGGAAGGGTGTTATGGAGTGATGGCTGGAACAGCATAAGCAGAAAAAGATTACGAAGATTTTTCACTTTATGA
- a CDS encoding energy-coupling factor transporter transmembrane protein EcfT codes for MKPELLLSVDSERRLWLDPRTKLYMLVIFSIVMIDGKTDGISFWLKPVLALVPFFLLLSGRRKKVAIIYLIVFVVSWTVNVFLVPYMGLIGTIIISLLAQFGTRWFPSAMMGYYLLSTTKVSEFVLAMQRMHIPEAFIIPFSVMFRFFPTISEEAESIENAMRMRGITGKNFFKNPQAVLEYRIVPLMMSVVTIGNDLSAAALTRGLGNGKKRTSICKIGFHWKDFALMFIVTVALLVFLLFSGGLK; via the coding sequence ATGAAACCAGAGTTATTACTGTCAGTTGATTCGGAGCGGCGTTTATGGCTTGACCCAAGAACAAAGCTATATATGCTGGTAATATTCAGTATTGTAATGATTGATGGAAAGACGGACGGTATTAGTTTCTGGTTAAAGCCGGTTCTGGCATTAGTACCCTTCTTCCTCCTGCTTTCGGGCAGGAGGAAAAAGGTTGCCATCATCTATCTGATTGTTTTTGTTGTTTCATGGACGGTAAACGTGTTTCTTGTTCCGTATATGGGACTGATAGGGACAATTATAATATCGCTGCTGGCTCAATTCGGAACAAGATGGTTTCCCAGCGCCATGATGGGCTACTATCTTCTTTCGACTACAAAGGTTAGTGAATTTGTTCTTGCCATGCAGCGTATGCACATACCAGAAGCATTTATTATTCCGTTTTCTGTTATGTTCCGGTTCTTTCCTACAATTTCCGAAGAAGCGGAATCTATTGAAAACGCTATGCGTATGAGAGGAATTACAGGGAAAAATTTCTTCAAGAATCCACAAGCAGTATTAGAATATCGAATTGTTCCCCTTATGATGTCCGTAGTAACAATAGGGAATGACCTGTCTGCGGCAGCTTTGACAAGGGGATTAGGAAACGGTAAAAAGCGTACAAGCATTTGCAAAATCGGTTTCCATTGGAAAGATTTTGCGCTTATGTTCATTGTTACTGTCGCCCTGTTGGTGTTCCTGCTTTTTTCAGGAGGGCTGAAATGA
- a CDS encoding multidrug ABC transporter ATP-binding protein: MIRSFRKFFEFAGRQSRNWYLGLFYEIIRCILEALQFAALLVVLDGLVRDNITAQTALFAFGIMLVSVIGTIIFWYLAHGKEGEGSYRMCEDKRIQIGNRMKYMPMGYFNSHSLGNLTSVSTATMSDLESMSFAIIVRTLVGVIHASIFSVAMCYFSWKISLIFLAGVILFMVINTMLLRCSKRLSPKRLEAQTEFMDAVLEYIQGMGVVRAFHMAKQSNTTLEKSIDETQKKNQLIERQRIPYIAAEQVVLRIASAAAVFCSIALFINGTLELTYCLIILVSAFMVYSQLESAGEMFFMLSMIDASIDRVEEINQSPQIDIDGKEQSPARLDIEMQDVSFSYGDKKVIDHISLTIPQGTTTAIVGPSGSGKTTLVNLIARFWDVDSGSVRIGGIDVKDYKLDSLMKNISMVFQNVYLFPDTIENNIKFGSPNATHEDVVKAAKAARCHDFISALSEDYQTVIGESGATISGGEKQRISIARAIMKDAPIIILDEATANVDPENEAELQKAIEALTRGKTIIMIAHRLKTVKNADQIIVINRGEISQQGTHDELIKQAGIYADFVGMREKAIGWKIKADSLA; this comes from the coding sequence ATGATACGTTCTTTTCGGAAATTCTTTGAATTTGCAGGCCGCCAGAGCCGGAATTGGTATTTGGGACTCTTTTATGAAATCATACGTTGCATTTTAGAAGCTCTGCAATTTGCCGCCCTTCTGGTAGTTTTGGATGGACTGGTTCGTGACAATATTACCGCACAGACCGCTCTGTTTGCCTTTGGCATTATGTTAGTCAGTGTGATCGGCACCATTATTTTCTGGTATCTGGCGCATGGCAAGGAAGGCGAAGGTAGCTACCGAATGTGTGAGGACAAGAGGATTCAAATTGGCAACCGCATGAAATATATGCCGATGGGCTATTTCAACAGCCATAGTCTGGGCAATCTCACATCCGTTTCAACAGCGACCATGAGCGACCTTGAAAGTATGTCCTTTGCTATCATCGTGCGAACTTTGGTAGGTGTAATCCACGCCAGTATCTTTTCTGTCGCCATGTGCTACTTTAGCTGGAAGATCAGTTTGATCTTTTTGGCTGGCGTGATTTTGTTTATGGTAATCAACACAATGCTCCTGCGCTGCTCAAAAAGATTATCCCCCAAACGGTTAGAGGCGCAAACGGAATTTATGGATGCCGTACTGGAATACATACAGGGAATGGGCGTTGTGCGGGCGTTTCACATGGCAAAGCAGTCAAATACTACACTGGAAAAATCCATTGATGAAACACAGAAGAAGAACCAGCTTATTGAAAGGCAAAGGATTCCCTATATAGCTGCCGAGCAGGTTGTCCTTCGGATTGCCAGTGCCGCCGCCGTTTTCTGTTCTATCGCGCTTTTTATAAATGGTACGCTGGAATTAACGTATTGCCTGATAATCTTAGTGTCGGCATTTATGGTATATAGCCAGTTGGAAAGCGCGGGAGAAATGTTCTTTATGCTTTCCATGATCGACGCCTCTATTGACCGTGTAGAGGAAATCAATCAAAGTCCTCAGATTGACATTGACGGTAAGGAGCAGTCCCCCGCCCGGTTAGATATTGAAATGCAGGATGTGAGTTTCTCCTACGGAGATAAAAAAGTGATCGACCATATATCTCTCACGATTCCACAAGGAACCACGACAGCGATTGTCGGTCCGTCCGGCTCTGGAAAAACCACGCTGGTAAATCTGATTGCACGTTTTTGGGATGTTGACAGCGGAAGTGTCCGTATCGGCGGTATTGATGTCAAAGATTACAAGCTGGACAGCCTGATGAAAAATATCAGCATGGTATTTCAGAATGTGTATCTATTCCCGGACACGATTGAGAACAATATCAAATTCGGCTCCCCTAATGCCACCCATGAAGATGTGGTAAAGGCGGCAAAGGCTGCAAGGTGCCACGACTTTATCTCAGCATTGTCGGAGGACTACCAGACTGTGATTGGAGAAAGCGGCGCAACCATTTCCGGCGGCGAAAAACAAAGAATTTCTATTGCAAGGGCAATTATGAAAGATGCTCCCATCATTATTCTTGACGAAGCCACGGCAAATGTCGATCCTGAAAACGAGGCAGAGCTTCAGAAAGCGATTGAAGCATTGACACGGGGAAAGACGATCATTATGATTGCTCATCGGTTGAAAACCGTAAAAAATGCGGATCAAATCATCGTTATCAACCGGGGCGAAATCTCTCAACAAGGTACGCATGACGAGCTTATTAAACAAGCTGGTATTTATGCGGATTTTGTTGGAATGAGAGAAAAAGCCATCGGTTGGAAAATCAAGGCTGACAGCCTTGCATAA
- a CDS encoding multidrug ABC transporter permease, with protein MNQSQGGNPFGRLVEFARPHKTGYIVSVVLAVLGVAFGIVPYFATARMTIELLSGNRDLLFYMVWCLISGGCFVLKAILMGISTRASHEATFEVLSEARRKIASKLTRVPMGYILNTPSGQLKNGMVERIEQLEVPLAHVIPEMTSNLLVPIAIIVYLFILDWRMALVSLITIPVGMMCYMGMMKEYPKKYGEVVKAGNHMSATTVEYIGGIEVIKAFNQADNSYQKFTDAVHANADLILDWMKDTQKYSAIMMSVWPAALISVLPVGCLFYINGSLSAATFITVTVLSLGIAGPLVAAMFFTDDIAKIGTVMGEIDSILNQPELVRPEGKCDLQNLDISLENVHFAYEEKEVLKGIDLTIPQGKITAFVGPSGSGKSTIAKLIASFWDVTGGLITIGDKSVKEISSDQLNDLISYVSQDNYLFNDTVRNNIRMGKPEASDSEVEQIAKASGCHEFIMNLDHGYETVVGGAGGHLSGGERQRIAIARAMLKNAPIVILDEATSYTDPENEAVIQEAISRLTKGKTLIVIAHRLSTTTDSDQIVVVKDGTIQAKGTHEELLKECSLYHTMWTAHMDAKEVKTV; from the coding sequence TGGTATCGTTCCATATTTTGCAACAGCCAGAATGACGATTGAATTGCTCTCCGGGAATCGGGATTTATTATTTTACATGGTGTGGTGTCTGATTTCCGGCGGCTGCTTTGTCCTAAAAGCAATATTGATGGGGATTTCCACAAGGGCGTCCCATGAAGCGACCTTTGAAGTCCTGTCCGAGGCAAGGCGGAAAATTGCTTCAAAACTTACCAGAGTGCCTATGGGTTATATTCTCAATACTCCGTCCGGGCAGTTAAAAAACGGTATGGTGGAGCGAATTGAACAGTTAGAGGTTCCCCTTGCTCATGTAATCCCGGAAATGACTTCAAATCTTCTTGTCCCAATCGCAATCATCGTTTATCTGTTCATTCTGGACTGGCGAATGGCGTTAGTATCGCTGATTACTATTCCTGTTGGAATGATGTGTTACATGGGAATGATGAAGGAATATCCCAAGAAGTATGGTGAAGTTGTAAAAGCCGGAAATCACATGAGCGCAACAACGGTAGAATACATCGGCGGTATCGAAGTCATTAAAGCGTTTAATCAGGCAGATAATTCCTATCAGAAATTTACAGATGCCGTCCATGCAAACGCAGACTTGATTTTAGACTGGATGAAAGATACACAAAAATATTCAGCGATTATGATGAGTGTGTGGCCTGCAGCGTTGATTAGTGTACTCCCCGTTGGATGCCTGTTTTACATAAATGGTTCCCTATCAGCCGCCACCTTTATTACGGTAACTGTCCTGTCGTTGGGAATTGCAGGCCCGCTTGTAGCCGCAATGTTCTTTACCGATGATATTGCAAAAATAGGCACTGTAATGGGTGAGATTGACAGTATATTAAACCAGCCGGAGCTTGTCCGGCCAGAGGGGAAATGCGATTTGCAAAACCTTGATATTTCTCTGGAAAATGTTCATTTTGCATACGAGGAAAAAGAGGTATTGAAAGGAATTGATCTGACAATTCCACAGGGAAAGATTACAGCTTTTGTAGGTCCGTCCGGCAGCGGAAAATCAACGATTGCAAAATTGATTGCGTCATTTTGGGATGTGACAGGGGGATTGATTACGATTGGCGATAAAAGCGTAAAAGAAATCTCCAGCGACCAACTGAACGATTTAATTTCCTATGTATCGCAGGACAATTATCTGTTTAACGATACGGTGCGTAACAATATCCGTATGGGAAAGCCGGAGGCGAGTGATTCCGAAGTGGAACAGATTGCAAAGGCTTCCGGCTGCCATGAGTTTATTATGAACCTTGATCATGGATATGAAACTGTGGTTGGCGGTGCCGGAGGGCATTTGTCTGGTGGAGAACGCCAGAGAATCGCGATTGCCAGAGCCATGCTGAAAAACGCCCCGATTGTGATTCTTGATGAAGCAACTTCCTACACTGACCCAGAAAATGAAGCGGTGATACAGGAGGCAATCAGCCGATTGACAAAGGGAAAAACATTGATTGTAATTGCTCACCGCCTGTCAACAACAACGGATTCCGACCAGATTGTTGTTGTGAAGGATGGGACAATTCAGGCAAAAGGAACGCACGAGGAATTATTAAAAGAGTGCAGTCTTTATCATACGATGTGGACAGCTCATATGGACGCAAAGGAGGTGAAAACAGTATGA